From the Acidovorax carolinensis genome, one window contains:
- a CDS encoding RNA-binding S4 domain-containing protein has product MNSPETMRLDKWLWCARFYKTRSLATEEIGKGRVTVNGQQAKPARDLRCGDTVALRQGVIARTVIVRGLSGARGPAPVAQRLYEETPDSIAAREKAAEQRRLAPEPAAALQEGRPTKRDRRNIDRAQNWGDRWSASIDE; this is encoded by the coding sequence ATGAATTCCCCCGAAACGATGCGACTGGACAAATGGCTGTGGTGCGCGCGGTTCTACAAAACCCGCAGCCTGGCCACCGAAGAAATCGGCAAGGGCCGTGTCACCGTCAATGGCCAGCAAGCCAAACCGGCCCGCGACCTGCGCTGTGGCGACACCGTGGCCTTGCGCCAGGGCGTCATCGCACGCACAGTGATCGTGCGGGGATTGAGCGGCGCACGCGGCCCGGCCCCGGTGGCACAACGGCTGTACGAAGAAACACCCGACAGCATCGCCGCCCGTGAAAAAGCCGCCGAACAGCGCCGACTGGCCCCCGAACCCGCCGCCGCCTTGCAGGAAGGACGCCCCACAAAACGGGACCGGCGCAACATCGACCGCGCCCAGAACTGGGGCGACCGCTGGAGCGCATCTATCGATGAGTAA